A single Atribacteraceae bacterium DNA region contains:
- a CDS encoding EscU/YscU/HrcU family type III secretion system export apparatus switch protein has protein sequence MPSQEKTEAPTPRKRDELRKKGQTAQSTDFAGGVGFLSMFLVVSFLFPYIGQQAMLFSQKIWRGDIPYGGEDYQWLFNLLRICGGYFLRMVAPVALIALGIGLFIGFLQTGFVVSFEAIKPKFEYINPIKGLEKIFSMRTVIESLKVSLKVFVGIAITYLIVRGSLPQLADLMAMELGELLRSGGTIARRLGLYLGGLFLGIGFLDFFYQRYEFERKARMTKEEVKEEYKKTEGDPIIRSRIRAKQRELARSRMMQAVPSASVVVTNPVHVACALHYERNSGKAPVLVAKGKRLIAEKIKEIARECQIPVVENKKTAWDLYRYVDVGKEIPGFLYRAVAEILAFVYRMSQTGRTRT, from the coding sequence GTGCCTTCGCAGGAAAAGACCGAGGCACCAACCCCACGGAAACGGGATGAATTGAGAAAAAAGGGCCAAACGGCCCAGAGTACCGATTTTGCCGGCGGAGTCGGGTTTCTTTCCATGTTTCTGGTGGTTTCCTTTCTTTTTCCCTATATCGGTCAACAGGCCATGCTTTTTTCGCAGAAAATTTGGCGGGGCGATATTCCCTACGGGGGAGAAGATTACCAGTGGCTGTTCAACCTGCTGAGGATCTGCGGAGGATATTTTCTGCGCATGGTCGCACCGGTTGCCTTGATCGCTCTTGGTATAGGTTTGTTTATCGGATTTTTGCAGACCGGGTTCGTCGTTTCTTTTGAAGCTATCAAGCCAAAATTCGAATATATCAACCCGATCAAGGGCCTGGAAAAGATTTTTTCCATGCGTACCGTTATAGAAAGCCTTAAAGTATCGCTCAAGGTTTTTGTCGGGATCGCCATAACCTACCTGATTGTGCGGGGTTCTCTCCCACAGCTGGCGGACCTGATGGCTATGGAGCTTGGGGAATTGCTGAGATCGGGCGGGACGATCGCCAGGCGCTTGGGCTTGTATCTCGGAGGTTTGTTTCTGGGTATCGGATTTCTTGATTTTTTTTACCAGCGGTACGAATTCGAACGGAAAGCCCGGATGACTAAAGAAGAGGTTAAAGAAGAATATAAAAAAACGGAAGGTGATCCAATCATTCGTTCCCGTATCCGCGCGAAACAGCGGGAGCTCGCCCGCAGTCGGATGATGCAGGCGGTCCCCTCCGCTTCGGTAGTGGTCACCAATCCGGTTCATGTGGCCTGCGCTCTCCACTACGAGCGGAACTCCGGGAAGGCGCCGGTCCTGGTGGCCAAGGGGAAACGGTTGATTGCTGAAAAAATCAAGGAAATCGCCCGGGAGTGCCAAATTCCGGTGGTGGAGAATAAAAAAACCGCCTGGGATCTTTACCGTTATGTCGACGTCGGTAAAGAAATACCCGGGTTTCTCTACCGCGCGGTAGCGGAAATTCTCGCTTTTGTTTACCGAATGAGTCAGACGGGGAGAACGCGGACATGA
- the fliR gene encoding flagellar biosynthetic protein FliR, producing MDLIAYLAYHFLAFLLIFMRMLGFFMIAPVFNSRIIPLPPKIGLAFLMAVILLPQKTGPGVPRFFVFDGDFFLALLSEIMLGLALGFIAGLVFSCIQIAGEIIDFQAGFLIANVIDPFTREVSSVMGQFYLLLAIVYYLGIGGHLLTLEGLYRTFELVPLGTFMLTPAMEASILDLIQQVMILALQLGAPVIIALFLANLTLAILSRAIPQMDVFIVGLPLNIGICFLLTLLTLPYFFPLVDRLVGFFLRSFFSLLATR from the coding sequence ATGGACCTTATTGCTTACCTGGCCTATCATTTCCTAGCTTTTCTACTGATCTTTATGAGAATGTTGGGGTTTTTCATGATCGCTCCGGTTTTCAACAGCCGGATCATTCCTCTTCCCCCCAAGATTGGCCTGGCTTTCCTGATGGCCGTCATTCTTCTGCCTCAGAAAACGGGACCGGGAGTTCCCCGGTTTTTTGTTTTTGACGGTGATTTTTTTCTAGCCCTCTTATCCGAAATCATGCTGGGACTGGCCCTCGGTTTTATAGCCGGTCTGGTCTTTTCCTGTATTCAAATCGCCGGAGAAATTATCGATTTCCAGGCGGGCTTTCTCATTGCCAATGTCATCGACCCCTTTACCCGTGAGGTCTCCTCGGTGATGGGACAATTCTACCTCCTCCTGGCGATTGTCTATTATCTGGGTATTGGGGGCCATCTTTTGACGCTGGAGGGTCTCTATCGGACTTTCGAGTTGGTACCACTCGGGACCTTTATGCTCACACCGGCTATGGAAGCATCAATCCTGGATCTGATTCAACAAGTCATGATCCTGGCCCTGCAACTCGGGGCTCCGGTGATCATCGCCCTGTTTTTGGCCAACCTTACGCTGGCCATCCTTTCCCGGGCGATCCCTCAAATGGATGTCTTTATCGTCGGTTTACCGTTGAATATCGGCATCTGTTTTCTTTTGACCCTGTTGACCTTGCCCTACTTTTTTCCGCTGGTTGACCGTTTGGTCGGCTTCTTCCTGCGGTCGTTCTTCAGCCTGCTGGCGACCCGGTGA
- the fliQ gene encoding flagellar biosynthesis protein FliQ — MSELTEELVMEIGNQAMLVIIKLSLPILVGALLIGILVSIFQAVTQIHEMTLTFVPKILAVIVIAFFLGPWMLQTILDFTGDLFINIPLLVR; from the coding sequence GTGAGTGAATTGACCGAAGAATTGGTCATGGAAATTGGAAATCAGGCTATGTTGGTGATCATTAAACTTTCTCTGCCGATCCTGGTAGGGGCGCTGTTAATAGGCATCCTGGTGAGTATTTTCCAGGCGGTGACCCAGATTCACGAAATGACTCTGACCTTTGTTCCCAAGATTTTAGCGGTTATCGTCATCGCTTTTTTTCTCGGACCCTGGATGCTCCAGACGATTCTCGATTTCACCGGCGACCTGTTCATCAATATCCCTTTGCTTGTGAGATGA